In one Kitasatospora cineracea genomic region, the following are encoded:
- a CDS encoding nucleotide sugar dehydrogenase: MRVVIAGQGYVGLPLAVRAAEVGHRVVGYDVDERRIKRLAVGESYVEDIPGERLRPLLDTGAYLPSATPADVAGFDVAVITVPTPLRDGVPDLSYIEASAKLLGRHLRPGATVVLESTTYPGTTEELLAPLLEAGSGLRAGTDFHLGYSPERIDPGNPVWKLENTPKVVSGTTPEGLAAVAGFYGQLVERTVPVSSCKEAELTKLLENTFRHVNIALVNELAMFAHDLGIDVWEAIDAASTKPFGFLRFTPGPGVGGHCLPIDPSYLSWRVERALGQSFRFVELANDVNSHMPDYVVRRLTEALNQRRRSVNGSRVLVLGLAYKANTGDARETPAARIVELLTRQGAEVRAADPHVVAGVHVAEPHVPGQRTPAHEGGPLATVHRVEATPEELAAADAVLLLADHDEFDYTAVTAHARYVLDCRRRLTGTAVEVL; encoded by the coding sequence ATGCGCGTGGTCATCGCAGGTCAGGGCTATGTCGGACTCCCACTCGCGGTGCGCGCCGCCGAGGTGGGCCACCGGGTCGTCGGGTACGACGTGGACGAACGCCGGATCAAGCGGCTCGCGGTCGGCGAGTCCTACGTCGAGGACATCCCCGGGGAGCGGCTGCGCCCGCTGCTCGACACCGGGGCGTACCTGCCCTCCGCGACGCCCGCCGACGTCGCGGGCTTCGACGTCGCGGTGATCACCGTGCCGACGCCGCTGCGCGACGGCGTCCCCGACCTGTCCTACATCGAGGCGTCGGCGAAGCTGCTGGGCCGGCACCTGCGGCCGGGCGCGACGGTGGTGCTGGAGTCCACCACCTACCCGGGCACCACCGAGGAACTGCTCGCCCCGCTGCTGGAGGCCGGGTCGGGGCTGCGGGCCGGTACCGACTTCCACCTCGGCTACAGCCCCGAGCGGATCGACCCCGGCAACCCGGTGTGGAAGCTGGAGAACACCCCCAAGGTGGTCTCCGGCACCACCCCCGAGGGCCTGGCCGCCGTCGCCGGCTTCTACGGGCAGCTGGTCGAGCGGACCGTCCCGGTCTCCTCCTGCAAGGAGGCCGAACTGACCAAGCTGCTGGAGAACACCTTCCGGCACGTGAACATCGCCCTGGTCAACGAGCTGGCGATGTTCGCCCACGACCTCGGCATCGACGTCTGGGAGGCCATCGACGCGGCCTCCACCAAGCCCTTCGGCTTCCTCCGCTTCACCCCCGGCCCGGGGGTCGGCGGCCACTGCCTGCCGATCGACCCCTCCTACCTGTCCTGGCGGGTGGAGCGCGCACTCGGGCAGTCCTTCCGGTTCGTCGAGCTCGCCAACGACGTCAACAGCCACATGCCCGACTACGTGGTGCGCCGGCTCACCGAGGCCCTCAACCAGCGCCGCCGCAGCGTCAACGGCTCGCGCGTGCTGGTCCTCGGCCTCGCCTACAAGGCCAACACCGGCGACGCCCGGGAGACCCCGGCGGCCCGGATCGTCGAACTCCTCACCCGCCAGGGCGCCGAGGTCCGCGCCGCCGACCCGCACGTCGTCGCGGGCGTCCACGTCGCCGAACCCCACGTCCCCGGCCAGCGCACCCCCGCCCACGAGGGCGGCCCGCTGGCCACCGTCCACCGCGTCGAGGCCACCCCCGAAGAGCTCGCCGCCGCCGACGCCGTCCTCCTCCTCGCCGACCACGACGAGTTCGACTACACCGCCGTCACCGCCCACGCCCGCTACGTCCTCGACTGCCGCCGCCGCCTCACGGGCACAGCCGTCGAGGTGCTGTAG